Proteins encoded by one window of Musa acuminata AAA Group cultivar baxijiao chromosome BXJ2-9, Cavendish_Baxijiao_AAA, whole genome shotgun sequence:
- the LOC135581204 gene encoding putative germin-like protein 2-1 isoform X3 — MAARIILITALLALVSSLAWASDPSPLQDFCVADYDSNVFVNGFACKNPKDATADDFYFTGLDQTASTANRLGANITLVNAARLPGLNTLGVAMSRIDYAPFGLNPPHSHPHSSEILHVAEGTLYAGFVTSNNEQGNLLFAKKLKKGDAFVFPQGLIHFQFNVGDTDAVAFASFGSQSPGLVTVANALFGSHPSIPDYILAQAVQLDKTTVDWLQKQQWVDIAQEA; from the exons ATGGCTGCTAGGATCATCCTCATTACTGCTCTTCTTGCCCTGGTTTCCTCGCTTGCATGGGCATCTGATCCGAGTCCTCTCCAAGACTTTTGCGTTGCCGACTACGACTCCAATG TGTTTGTGAACGGATTCGCCTGCAAGAATCCTAAGGATGCCACGGCGGATGACTTCTACTTCACCGGCTTAGACCAGACCGCAAGCACCGCCAACCGGCTCGGCGCAAACATCACTCTCGTCAACGCGGCCCGACTCCCGGGCCTCAACACCCTTGGCGTCGCCATGTCTCGCATCGACTACGCGCCCTTCGGTCTCAACCCTCCTCACTCGCACCCACACTCGTCGGAGATACTGCATGTGGCGGAAGGGACGCTCTACGCAGGCTTCGTCACGTCCAACAACGAACAGGGCAACCTTCTCTTCGCTAAGAAGCTGAAGAAGGGCGACGCGTTCGTGTTCCCACAGGGCCTCATCCACTTCCAGTTCAATGTCGGGGACACCGACGCGGTGGCGTTCGCTTCTTTTGGCAGCCAGAGCCCTGGCCTCGTCACCGTAGCCAACGCACTGTTCGGATCGCACCCGTCCATCCCCGATTACATTCTTGCCCAGGCCGTCCAACTTGACAAGACCACCGTGGACTGGCTTCAGAAGCAGCAGTGGGTGGACATCGCTCAAGAAGCTTAG
- the LOC135581204 gene encoding putative germin-like protein 2-1 isoform X1 encodes MAARIILITALLALVSSLAWASDPSPLQDFCVADYDSNGRRVFVNGFACKNPKDATADDFYFTGLDQTASTANRLGANITLVNAARLPGLNTLGVAMSRIDYAPFGLNPPHSHPHSSEILHVAEGTLYAGFVTSNNEQGNLLFAKKLKKGDAFVFPQGLIHFQFNVGDTDAVAFASFGSQSPGLVTVANALFGSHPSIPDYILAQAVQLDKTTVDWLQKQQWVDIAQEA; translated from the exons ATGGCTGCTAGGATCATCCTCATTACTGCTCTTCTTGCCCTGGTTTCCTCGCTTGCATGGGCATCTGATCCGAGTCCTCTCCAAGACTTTTGCGTTGCCGACTACGACTCCAATGGTCGGCGTG TGTTTGTGAACGGATTCGCCTGCAAGAATCCTAAGGATGCCACGGCGGATGACTTCTACTTCACCGGCTTAGACCAGACCGCAAGCACCGCCAACCGGCTCGGCGCAAACATCACTCTCGTCAACGCGGCCCGACTCCCGGGCCTCAACACCCTTGGCGTCGCCATGTCTCGCATCGACTACGCGCCCTTCGGTCTCAACCCTCCTCACTCGCACCCACACTCGTCGGAGATACTGCATGTGGCGGAAGGGACGCTCTACGCAGGCTTCGTCACGTCCAACAACGAACAGGGCAACCTTCTCTTCGCTAAGAAGCTGAAGAAGGGCGACGCGTTCGTGTTCCCACAGGGCCTCATCCACTTCCAGTTCAATGTCGGGGACACCGACGCGGTGGCGTTCGCTTCTTTTGGCAGCCAGAGCCCTGGCCTCGTCACCGTAGCCAACGCACTGTTCGGATCGCACCCGTCCATCCCCGATTACATTCTTGCCCAGGCCGTCCAACTTGACAAGACCACCGTGGACTGGCTTCAGAAGCAGCAGTGGGTGGACATCGCTCAAGAAGCTTAG
- the LOC135581204 gene encoding putative germin-like protein 2-1 isoform X2 — translation MAARIILITALLALVSSLAWASDPSPLQDFCVADYDSNGRLFVNGFACKNPKDATADDFYFTGLDQTASTANRLGANITLVNAARLPGLNTLGVAMSRIDYAPFGLNPPHSHPHSSEILHVAEGTLYAGFVTSNNEQGNLLFAKKLKKGDAFVFPQGLIHFQFNVGDTDAVAFASFGSQSPGLVTVANALFGSHPSIPDYILAQAVQLDKTTVDWLQKQQWVDIAQEA, via the exons ATGGCTGCTAGGATCATCCTCATTACTGCTCTTCTTGCCCTGGTTTCCTCGCTTGCATGGGCATCTGATCCGAGTCCTCTCCAAGACTTTTGCGTTGCCGACTACGACTCCAATGGTCGGC TGTTTGTGAACGGATTCGCCTGCAAGAATCCTAAGGATGCCACGGCGGATGACTTCTACTTCACCGGCTTAGACCAGACCGCAAGCACCGCCAACCGGCTCGGCGCAAACATCACTCTCGTCAACGCGGCCCGACTCCCGGGCCTCAACACCCTTGGCGTCGCCATGTCTCGCATCGACTACGCGCCCTTCGGTCTCAACCCTCCTCACTCGCACCCACACTCGTCGGAGATACTGCATGTGGCGGAAGGGACGCTCTACGCAGGCTTCGTCACGTCCAACAACGAACAGGGCAACCTTCTCTTCGCTAAGAAGCTGAAGAAGGGCGACGCGTTCGTGTTCCCACAGGGCCTCATCCACTTCCAGTTCAATGTCGGGGACACCGACGCGGTGGCGTTCGCTTCTTTTGGCAGCCAGAGCCCTGGCCTCGTCACCGTAGCCAACGCACTGTTCGGATCGCACCCGTCCATCCCCGATTACATTCTTGCCCAGGCCGTCCAACTTGACAAGACCACCGTGGACTGGCTTCAGAAGCAGCAGTGGGTGGACATCGCTCAAGAAGCTTAG